The nucleotide window GCAGGTGAACAGCGCGGGCGTCCCGATCGGCTTCGAGGCATTGGCCCGTTGGCCACACCCGACGCGGAAGATGGTGCCCCCGATGCAGTTCATTCCCGCGGCCGAAAAGTGCGGGCAGATCGTGGCGTTCGGGCGGTGGGCGTTGCAGACGGCTTGTCGGCAGGGCGGTTTGTGGTATCGCGCCGGACTGCGTGGACCCAACGACCAGCCACTACGAATCGCCGTGAACGTCAGCGCGCTGGAGTTCGCGCGGGCGGACCTTCTCGAACATGTTTGCCAATCCCTCGAGGAGTCGGACCTGCCCCCCGATGCCTTGGAACTGGAACTGACCGAGTCGGTGCTGATGAACGACACCGCCGTGGCGGTCGACAAGCTCCACGGCTTGCAAGACGCGGGCATCCGCATTGCGATTGACGATTTCGGCACCGGCTATTCGTCACTCGCCTACCTGCACCAGATGCCGCTCAACACGCTGAAGATCGACCGCACGTTCGTCATGGAGATCGACGATCAGACGGTCGATGAGGCACGGAACGAGAAATCCAAGACCGCCGTCCTCCGCTCGGTCTGTTCGCTCGGCCACACGCTGGGCCTGGAGCTCGTGGCAGAGGGCGTGGAGACGGCGTTTCAGCGCGACTTCTGCACCGGCCTCGGCGCTCAGGTGCTGCAGGGGTATCACTTCAGCAAGCCGCTACCGCCGTTGCAGGTCGAGCAATATCTCGCGGACACGTTGCTGATGCGGTCGGCCGCCTGAACGCATAAGCTCTCGTCGTGAAGCGGCATCGCGAGCACATGGCGTTCGGCGTGAGTCTATTGGCGGTCACCGTCGCGGTCCTGCTCAACCCTGGCGCCACAACCCTCACCAGCGACGAACTGGAGTTCGTCGCGCCACTGGTCGAGGTCAAACGTCGGCTCGATGCGGGGTATGTCGAACGGATCGCCGCTGAGGAAACGGACCGTTTGCAGTTCGGCGCCGCGATGGGGATGACCGCGACGCTCGACCAGTACACGCAGTACTTTCCGCCGGCCGATGCGGAAGACTTTCAGAATAGCATCGACGGCGTCATCGTCGGCATCGGCGTTGAGATTGCCGACCGCGATGAGGACGGACCCAGCCCTGTGCAGGTGATTGCTCCGATCGAGGGTGGGCCGGCCGCGGCGGCCGGTGTTTTACCCGGCGACTTGATCCTCGCCGTCGATGGGGAAGACGTTCGCGACGACGAGATCACCGACCTCCAGCGCAAAATCATGGGCCCCGAGGGAACCGAGGTGACCATCACTTTCGAGCACCCCGATGGCTCCACCGTCGACACCACGATCACCCGTGCCCGTGTGACCTCCCCGACCGTTCGCGGCTATGAACGGACCAACACCGGCGCGTGGAGCGACTGGATCGATCTAGACGCGGGCATCGGCTTCCTCCGCATCACCCAGTTCACGCCCGACACGGCCAAGCTCTTCGAGCAACGGCTTGCCACGCTAATCCGAGATGACCTCGACGCGCTGGTCATCGACCTGCGTGGCAACGGTGGCGGGCTCGTCGATGCCGCCGAGGATGTGCTCGATGTGCTGCTGCCGCCCGGCGCGATGCTTTACTCCCAGGGCGGAGCATCCTCCCCGAGGCGCAGCGCCTTCTCGCAGCGGGAGCCGTTGCTGGATGCGAACATTCCGATCGCGGTGCTGATCGACGGCGGCACGGCCAGCGCGAGCGAGATCATGGCCGGGGCGTTGCGGGATCATCGCCGGGCGTTCCTCGTCGGCACGCGCACCTTCGGCAAGGGCAGCGTGCAGGTCACCTCCGAGCTACCCAACGGCGGCGTCCTGAAAATGACTCACGCGTACTATTACCTGCCCAGCGGCCGGCTGGTGCATCGCAAGCCCGGCGAGGAGCAGTGGGGCGTTGATCCCGATGTCGAGGTGATCGTGCCCCAGGAGAAAATCATCGAGTTGCGTCGCTCGTTCGCCCCGGGGGATCCGCAAACCGAGGCGGCGGCGAACGCGCTACGGGCGTTGCTGGCGTTGCCGAAGCCAACGCCGGCCGGGTTGACGGATTGAGAACGCGGGCATCCTTGCTAGCATCGCGCCCATGCGAAAGACCCCCGCCCTCATCGCCGCCGTCGCGCTCATCGCCACCGCCGCCGGCTGCCAGAACCGTCTGCACGACGAGAACCTAGCACTGTTCGAAGAGAACAAAGCCCTGCGCGAGCGCCTCTCCCAGCAACAAGCCGGCACCGTGGACGGCCAGACCGTCATCGACCTTCAGGATCAACTTGCCCTGAAGGATGCCGAGATCGGCTCGTTGCGTGCCCAACTCGACGGTGCCCAGATGGCGTCGACGCCGATGGACAACATCGCCGGGCTCGAGACCGAAATGGACACGGTGACTGGCGAGATGACCGTCCGCGTGCCGGGCGACGTGCTCTTCGCCTCGGGCGTCGCCGAGATCAAGGACGACGCAAAGGCGACCCTCGACGAGGTGGCCCGCGTCCTTGAATCCGAGTACGCCGGCATGCCGGTGCGCGTCGAGGGGCACACCGACTCCGACCCGGTGACCAAAACCAAGGCGCAGTTCACCGACAACTTCGGTTTGTCGTCCGCTCGTGCCCTGACGGTGATGCGTTACCTGCAAAGCCAGGGCGTCGATCCGGCACGGCTCAGCGCCGTCGGCCACGGCATGAACGTCTCTCGTGGCGGCGACAAGGCCGGCGATCGGCGCGTTGAAATCATCGTCGTGACGCGATGAGCAAGACGGCGCTCCTCGACTACGGGATGGGCAACCTGCGCAGCGTCGCGCGTGCCGTGGAGCACGCCAGCGGTGACGTGGAGGTCGTGCGGGATGCGTCGGCGGTTTCGGGTTTCGACCGGGTGATCCTCCCAGGCGTGGGGGCATTCGCCGATGCGGCGATGCATTTGCGTGAGAGCGGCATGGGCGCTGCGGTGGCCGCGCACGTCGACGCGGGTCGGCCCATGCTGGGTATCTGCCTCGGGCTGCAACTGCTGTTCGACATCGGCCGGGAGGACGGAGAACACCCGGGCATGGGTGTTGTCGCGGGTGAGGTCGTTGCTTTCGCGGTCGACCGCACGCACGGGTTGAAGGTGCCGCACATGGGGTGGAACGCCTTGCGTTTCGACCGGCCGGACTGCCCGTTGCTCGACGGGCTCGAGCCGGGCTGTCACGTGTACTTTGTCCACGGCTACCACGCCGTGCCCGCAGACGACGCCGTGGTGATGGCCAGCGCCACCCATGGCATCGACTTCACCGCCGCACTCTGGCGCGACAACATCGTCGCCACCCAGTTCCACCCGGAAAAGAGCCAGGCGGTCGGGCTGACGATGTTGAAGAACTTCCTGCGGATGTGATTAGTTTACCAACGCCGCCGCGTCGGCTTTGAGTTGGGCCATCTCCTCGTCGTCGCTGCGGTGGTAGGTGCCGACCGCGCGGTTCTTCTCGTCGAAGAGCAAAAAGCGTTCGTCGTGCGACGGTTCGAGCACGAGGTAGAGCTTCCCCACGGCATCGCGGACCTCGTCCATGCTGCCGGTCGCGAAGATCCAGCGATCCTTGTCCGCGCCGATCAGCTCGGCGTACTCGGCCAGTTGCTCGGGTGTGTCCTTGACTGGGTCGGCCGCGATGCTGACCACCTTCACGCGCGGATCCTCGACCGCTTCGAGCAGCGCGTGCATCCGCGAGATCATCATCGGGCACGCCCCGGTCGGGCACTCGGTTAGGAAGATCATTGCCACCCAAGGATCGCCCTCGAGCTCGGCGGTGTCGAGCGTTTCGCCGGTGTGGGTGGTGAGGGTGAAGTCGTCGAGTTCGAACAACCGCTCCGGCTCGGCCGGGGTGTCTCGGCTCGCCATGAACGCGAACGCACTAACGACAATCACCAGCGACCACATAACCGCCGCCGCGATTTTCCAGGACTTACGCATACGAGATTGTTACGTCGGTAATCCGGGAAGGTGCGACAGTTCGTCCCCCGTTTCCAGAGCCGTTGGGCCGCCGCTACTGGATCAAACGCATCACCAAGTCGAACACCAACACCAGCACCGGCGCGAGCAGCACGCCCGGGAGGAAGTTGATCACGCGGACCTCCTCCGACCGCTTCAGGCCGAAGAGCACGAGCGACAACCCCAGCAGCATCAGCCCGCCGACGCCGACCATTTCCAACTGCATCGCCGGTGTCAGTACGTCACCGGCAAGGAAGCCGAGCAGCGTGAGTGCCCCTTGAAACACGAGCACGAACAACGCCGACGCAAGCACGCCCATGCCGAACGTCGAGGCCAAAGCGATCGACGCGAAGAAGTCGAGCGCGCTTTTGAGCAGCAGGTAGCGC belongs to Planctomycetota bacterium and includes:
- a CDS encoding OmpA family protein yields the protein MRKTPALIAAVALIATAAGCQNRLHDENLALFEENKALRERLSQQQAGTVDGQTVIDLQDQLALKDAEIGSLRAQLDGAQMASTPMDNIAGLETEMDTVTGEMTVRVPGDVLFASGVAEIKDDAKATLDEVARVLESEYAGMPVRVEGHTDSDPVTKTKAQFTDNFGLSSARALTVMRYLQSQGVDPARLSAVGHGMNVSRGGDKAGDRRVEIIVVTR
- the hisH gene encoding imidazole glycerol phosphate synthase subunit HisH encodes the protein MSKTALLDYGMGNLRSVARAVEHASGDVEVVRDASAVSGFDRVILPGVGAFADAAMHLRESGMGAAVAAHVDAGRPMLGICLGLQLLFDIGREDGEHPGMGVVAGEVVAFAVDRTHGLKVPHMGWNALRFDRPDCPLLDGLEPGCHVYFVHGYHAVPADDAVVMASATHGIDFTAALWRDNIVATQFHPEKSQAVGLTMLKNFLRM
- a CDS encoding SCO family protein: MRKSWKIAAAVMWSLVIVVSAFAFMASRDTPAEPERLFELDDFTLTTHTGETLDTAELEGDPWVAMIFLTECPTGACPMMISRMHALLEAVEDPRVKVVSIAADPVKDTPEQLAEYAELIGADKDRWIFATGSMDEVRDAVGKLYLVLEPSHDERFLLFDEKNRAVGTYHRSDDEEMAQLKADAAALVN
- a CDS encoding S41 family peptidase; this translates as MKRHREHMAFGVSLLAVTVAVLLNPGATTLTSDELEFVAPLVEVKRRLDAGYVERIAAEETDRLQFGAAMGMTATLDQYTQYFPPADAEDFQNSIDGVIVGIGVEIADRDEDGPSPVQVIAPIEGGPAAAAGVLPGDLILAVDGEDVRDDEITDLQRKIMGPEGTEVTITFEHPDGSTVDTTITRARVTSPTVRGYERTNTGAWSDWIDLDAGIGFLRITQFTPDTAKLFEQRLATLIRDDLDALVIDLRGNGGGLVDAAEDVLDVLLPPGAMLYSQGGASSPRRSAFSQREPLLDANIPIAVLIDGGTASASEIMAGALRDHRRAFLVGTRTFGKGSVQVTSELPNGGVLKMTHAYYYLPSGRLVHRKPGEEQWGVDPDVEVIVPQEKIIELRRSFAPGDPQTEAAANALRALLALPKPTPAGLTD